The genomic segment GGTCGCCACGATATAGACTGGTTTAGCGATGTGTGTGGCGGGTCCAATTTGAAACGATTTATGaatgatgtttatttttgtgaataaattcaacataatattaacaaGAATATCACGGGATAGAGAGGGACGGCATAAATGAAGAGAGGTCTGTGTTCATCAGTGATCAGACAAGTGAACCAGTAAAGTGATTTATTACAACTATTGCAGAGAcgatatataaaaagtaataccTATGTATTCTAACTGCGCCGCGAATTCGATACACCGGTATCGAATTCACAATTATTGGATAGGATAGAAAATTTCTTGATTTGTATTTACTCATACGTGTCCTTTACCCTCTTTCGGTGGAGGTTTCCAATACATCAACAGTGCTTACAGTACAAGTCACGTAAGCGCAATTATAAGTCTTCACAAAAAGCTCAGTCCCGAGTACAGCAGCATGGCACGACCAAGGCGCGGCTCAGGGTAACTGCCTGAATATTAAGTGACTGCTTGTACCTGCATTAACGACTTCATTTCAAGGGTAAACACATTACAGGCTTAAAATGATGGACCGGTGGTAAAGAAGATCCATTTATcactacattattataattgcaagttttattataagtaacaCCCGCGCTTATCTGTCTGGTTGACaagaataatttttacaagctaCAAAGTTTTCACAAATGGTCACTAGGTAATTTGCGAGGTAAGCTTTCGTCGTCATATAACaacggaaaaataattttatttctagaaCTTCCTCCCGAACTGTTTTACCTATACCAAATCTAACTTGAAACAACACAATAAGATTTCTTCTTGTAGGGTTCAAAcgaaattgtttaattaatcaaGGTTCGAAACACATAGTCATCGACAGTCTATCCACCTTTGCTAgatttcaaattgaaatcatttattcagaaattagaccttcacaggcactttttctcgtcaatttttatatttatagttattactcacaagctacaaactactggcatttcgaacAACCACTtatgagaagaaatgccgaaataaactcatttgaatagtgttgatccctatcatgccagaagggcttaccattattgtttcttacaatgttttttctaataatatataaaagtacataatgtacatagtaatATCAGCGCAAAGAGACAACGTCAGGAATCTAACCCACCTCACACAactcattattaatatttatggattaaataaaaataaaataaataagagttATATCAAGTCTTTGAGAACGAATTAAGgaataaagataaaagtaacttttcattttatgtgCAAGATATCCAGCTCTTCGCCGTTTAATCCGGATTGCTGTCACCCGGGTGAAATTAATTACtgcattttgtaaacatttggGATGGTGCAGTAAAGTTTGCGAATCTGTCATGAGGAATTTTAAGTTTACACGAACGAAATGGATGCTAGCCAATCTACGTGGAGCAAGTAAATAAGCTGCCGGAGAgggaatttaaaattgtaaatagacagactttaaaaaaaaaatcggttcatcatTCTACAGTCGGACATACAGTTATCtcaaaatacagaaaatttttcaaatctaaAACAGATTCCGATACACACCACGTCTAATTTACAACACACCCGCAATTAATCCTTTTAGTGATTTGTTTTGACTTTCTGCAAAGATAACGATTGTTTTGGTCCAGCAGTAATGGCTTCCAAACGTGGAGGTTGAACTTTCACGACAGTGGCGCCGTCTCGCGGCCGATCTCGTGACCTGGCCTGGCTTGTAGGGCGCCACAAGCCTGCCAGCTTGATTGGCTTGAACTATGGGTTTGGTGTTATCATATAACGAGAACTTTGAATGTAATATGTACAAATTTCTTTATCTAGCgtagaataatttggaaaacggatttttcagttttcgccaataaaagaaattggtaaaaaagtggcgctagtgtgcagatGTATCACCATCGCCTTAATAGCGGCTACATCTAGCTTGTAATAAAAGTCCTTTTATCTAATCACAGAAAGAACCGTTAAATACAACATGGAATATTCATCCGTTACGCAGGCGGGTATAATTATGGCTATTAACACAGGTTTTACGCCAGTGCCTTCAAGTTTTCCGATTAAAAAGTGTGTAAAAACGGAATGCGAATAAAAAACGCCAAGTTATGTATCGGTTATCTAACGGACAGACAAACCTAGACCACTGCCAGTTACGTGCTCCAATGCACCAGTGTGCCAGAGACTATGCAACTAGACAGTTCTTCATTACACGACGGTACTCTACTCCATCTACACGCATATTATGTGCAGCAAGCTATTAAAGCTTCAACTTGAGAATAACTATATTTGGCATGGGCTAAAGAACAAAGTTGATTTCAGTCGGTGTTAAAAGTTGAAATCACCTTTTCTGTTTTACGGTTCGTCCAAAATCAGATATATCTACTAATTAATGTGCAGAtttgtctgtttatttatgtggTAGTGCGATAACcgatatatgtgtatgtaccaaatttcatcaaaatcggttaagtagttttcgagtttatttgGTACACACCAAATAGAGCAGCAGTTAACACCATTCAGTGTTGTAAATAGCGATCGTTCCACTCTCCGAGTGACTTCTAAGCTCGCCGACTGCATCGTAAACACAACATAATATTGTAGATTAGCCGATTATCGATTTCGCAAACGCATTAATCCGCCTGTAGGGCACGGGTATGTATAAGGAAGTCCTTTTGATATAATGAATTACCTATACCTTAATGCAATAAAGATTGGAATGGGCTGTATGAAGTTTATGGAGCGGTAACAAAGTTATTTACGTAAGTAGATGGTAGATAAGTAGAAAATGATACTGAAGTTTCTATACAGTGAATAGAATACTATGtctagttataattataatgtttatattagcATTTGGAGGAGGTTCCCATTACATTGATTAAGCCGTTATGCCTGGTCTCCATTAGgtctttcaaataaaagatttgtagCTGTAATCTTAATTCCACTAATAAGCCGCTAACAGCACCTATACAGCTAAACGTGACCTTCAAGTTTTGCAACTCTTGGTTCAGTCTACCCCTATGTGTTATCTCTTCGCCTTTACCTTCCCTACGTCTTTatagacgtgatactgtagcTGTATCAAGTCCTAACATGTTGTATCTTGATGATAACACTCCTAACAATGATCATGATTTGTTCCAGGCATAACGTACCTGACGGGCGAGAACTTTCTGGACGCGCTGGACAACGGCGCGGAGCTCTGTCAGCTAGCGGCTGTTATCCATGACCGCGCCAGGGAGGCGCTGGACCAGGGGCTCATTGTAGGGGTGAGTGCCTTAGTCTTAATCTTACGAAGTAGACAAGCATGTTGGCCAACAGATGGAAAGTAAAACCAGGGATGTCAGACGCGCGTTGCTGACGCTGAATATTTTCACGCCCTTTTTGAAGAACCCCATGTTGCAGTCTTCGATGATGCTATGGAGTTCATACCACAATCTCAGAGTAGTATTAGTAGATGTTACTTTTGAAGCGCATTCTACGTGAAACTTTGTCGTCCAAGGTGAAAGGATGAGTCGATGGTGAAAGGTGCGGTGATGAAATGTGGCCGTACATACGGGATCTCGGACAAAGAGATACCTACAGGATTATTTCATATAACTACAACATGTAAACGCCAGCAGACTGGGCTTCGACATTTTATAGCTGCTATAAAATGTCAAAGCTCAGTCATGTCTCTGCTGCAGAGATATGATgaaaaatgctcagatgagagagagagagatgttTGAGCCAAAAGCTTATGGAAGTTTTCTGACTCGTTCTCTGTACAAGAAAACTTCCATATACTCTACTCCGTTTTCAccagtaagtaggtatttgcTGTACCTCTAAATAATCCTGTATTTCCAGCCGGTGCCCGCCATCCGCGGCCGCTGCTGGCAGCGCGCGGCGCGCCGCAGCTTCTTCTCGCGAGACAACACAGAGAACTTCATCACCTTCTGTCGCGAGCTCGGCGTGCACGAGAACCTCCTATTTGAGAGCGATGACCTTGGTAAGAGTCTCTGCTACTTACTTGCAATCTCAGGGTGTTCGTTGGACCATTCCAACGATAGTTAGATAGATGAACTCGTTATTGCACCATTTAAAGAAACATAAGCTACGACATACTAGGTATTCAAACATGAATTAGCGCAGTTTCTTCCAGTCAAATTTTGGGTGAAGCGTAAAAAGTGGAGCAAAGGCagagtaaatatattaatgttagCTATAGGTTCAAGCTAAGTCCCGAATATGCGTTAGTTATGCGCCCTAATTTATTCctgatatatttcaaattccaGTGTTACACAATCAGCCCCGACAAGTCATCCTCTGCCTGCTGGAGGTGGCGCGCCTGGCCACCAAGTTCAACATCGAGCCTCCAGGGTTGGTGCAGCTGGAGAAGGAGATCGCTATGGAAGAGAGGGACTCGGGGCTCGACTCCGCCATGTCCGGCGCCGGCTGGCAGTTCAGGGACGCCTCGCCCTTGCCCGGACAAGACAAGTTAGTGTATACCAACGATCTGAAGCAAcagatgattttattttttaactagcttttgcccgcggcttcatccgcgtgaatttcatagccaaaatctcagtaatttttttatcgcatactctgtaagactgcattttttctcatctttagttcaattttctgtttcccgctgcgtgtctcgtcccgcaaacttgccCAATCCTGCTActtgctatgtaatgtaaagtagatatcccgtaccgtttcctacatgccatcatgttttttgtaatgtgtcccgtcctgtttcccactacgtgtctccttcccatttcccgctttctgcaacgcgtgccgtcccattttccatgacgttttacgacccggctttttattaaccacaaacgtaaatgaaagatttttttgtatttactattactgttatttcctacaaaaagtaagtgtgccaattttcagctttttatcttgaaaattgtattacttcctattagtattatttcctacaggaccctcctcattttccgggatgaaatctGTATGTTAACCTGGGATTCCAAggaattattgatttataattagtttttcaattatcctacgggaacctgacgatttaccgggatgaaatgttcaagcaaatcagtccagtacatttcgagtgatgcgcgttcagacagacagacaaaattttccaaaactatattttcgtcatctatatcagtaactaagtatattctattaagaattttaaaaaaatatccaatgtacaaatttgacctttcttcaattttattatatgtattgatgatatagataatatatgtaaaatttaagttaaactttcgattttatttattccaacacagtgatacataaataacacaaacattatttttccagATCTATTCTTGACGAGCCGCCTACCACTCCAGATCCTAATGATAGTAAGTAGTGtaagattaaatatttgtaaataaaatcaattatgtaaattcaaaattcagtatgtattaaatgtataataaagtaatgatATACAGCGAGTAGAAGAAACAGTGCAGCAAACACCGCAGCTTATTCTTCAAAGTAAATGTCCTCATGATCTAACAAcggtatttttaaatctgtttttaaaattaccgTTATTGTCTAGACATCATGAGCGAATCTTCTAAAGCAAGCATTGATTGGTTGATGACAAATACTTTGTCAAGATGTACATGTGGAAACTATTAAATCCTCATGAATATAATCGTTTATTGTGCAGCACAACTGTCGGTGGTAGACAACGTGGACAACGAGAGCACCAGGTCCGGCGGCACGGTCGCCAGCACGGACTCCGACGTGCCGCTCAAACCCACTAACGAACTGGACAAGAGGGTACTTATTGtcgaattttaatttcattttcataaagATTCTATAATGTTTACATGCCATACTCCTGGCGGAACATGTAAGTTCATacaattatctatttatacgTAAAATCTGTTCGCGCTATGTTTCAAGtgaataaacataaacaaacatttgcaAAACCTCGTATTGTCTGTTcgaaaaataagaaatcatTCAAAATTCAGAAAACTTCAGGCAAAAACTATGAAGTGAATCGATTTAGCTGTTACAGTCTATGCATATGTTTTACTTGCAGTCCAAATTACTAAATTGTTTTTCCTTTAATCAGGTGCAACTGGTGACGCGGCTGATGGAGCGTGGCTGTAACTGCGGCGACGGCAAGTGCTCCAAGCTGCTCAAGGTCAAGAAGGTGGGCGAGGGACGCTACAACATCGCCGGCAGGAATGTCTTCATCAGGGTAACTTCTCATCTTATATTTGATAAGTCACGACAAAAAACTCCATACCTGGATTGCCGAAGGGGGATCTCGATCTATGGTCTTGACTCATCATCTATCCActactactattttatttaaatgcaatttcacataagtacattataatatgaGCTTTGATGGTGAACGCAAAACAATATAGTCTCGATTGTGACTGAAATTCCAGCAGAGCGACTCTTCTAAAGCAAGCACTAACAGTTTTGTCGTTTCAGTTGCTGAAGGGGCGGCACATGATGGTGCGCGTGGGCGGTGGCTGGGACACGCTGGAGCACTTCCTGTCGCGGCACGAGCCCTGCCAGGTGCGCCTCGTGACCGGCGCGCGCCGCGTGCTGCCCGTGCCCGTGTCCCCGCCTCCCGCCGACACCCTCTCACCCGCCACCAGCCTCGCTGGCACCCTTTCACCCGTAGACAGCAAAGCCTCCTCGATCAGCGGCAAAGTTTCACCCGTCGAAAGACCCCGGTCTAGCGGAAAAAGCTCCCCGGATATCCGCCGAACTTCAACccccaaaaataaattaaggtcCGCTTTGACCTTGCCCCTGAAACAGGATGAGAACAAAACTCCGGCACGCACTAGAAAACAGTCCGCACCTAGCTTTAGCACGCCCAACACCCCGACGGGCAGGACAGTCAAAACACCGCCAGTAGAATATAGAAAGTCACTCACCTCTGCGTCTCTGGTCAATAATACGCCGAAGAAGTCGCGGAGCATGAGCCTCGCCGTGGTGAAGGATGAGAAGAAACCGTTCTGTGGGACCGACCGACTGAATCAAGCTAAGAAAAAAAGCCTCAGCGCGGCGACTACTTCCACAGAGACGGCGACCTCTATCACTCGAAAAACTCGCAGTCAAAGCCTGGCTTCCACCCCGACCAACGAGCCGAAACGACCATTGTCTGTGAACGGCTACGCGAAAAAAACTCGAAGCATGAGCCTCGCCGCGCCCGTGGAATACATCAAGCCTCTAAATAAGAGCATTTCGCTGAGCACAAACGGACCGATGACCCAGGCCGCCATTGAAGAGAGCATCAGGTTGTCGCTGGCCGCCAGCATCGCCGACGAAGCCTCGCCCAAGAAGCCATTCTTGCACATCAAAGCTAAATACCGAAGTCCGCCGCCGCGCGAAGTCCCCCCGAGATAATCTGGCACGAGATAGTTCTCCTCATTCCACTAGTTTTAAAACTCGACTTTAATTAAGCTAAGGAGATTCCATCATCAGTGAACAGTCAGATCTCCGAGCAATCTCATCATGTCGTAGTGAGTAGGcgctttaatttaattcatgtTCATGCCCGACGGCCTCGGGGACTAGTCATAATGGATCGTTTTCTAATGATAATTTGTAACGttaattattcataatattattaatttaatgatttcCAATTGCAAtaattcgaatattttttattttagtgtgaATATAGTTTTTCATTGTCAAGGAATAACAGCCATATCCCTAATATTGACAATATATTAAGAACCATTAGGTATACAGATCTTCCAATTAGATTAGCGTTAAAATCTCTGCAACCATACATATGTGAGAGGGATCTTGTAGGTTTAAAACAAGTGACTTATGACCTTACGGTACAAACTCGTCAATATCCACACATCCTATATTTTGATACGAAACATTAGATTATACAGTATTTTTGCACCCAGTAGATAGAGCACTAGCTAGACAAAGccttgttaaaaataaataaaaaatctttaatacttttttacacTAATAACTGAAGTGATCGTGGGGAATGTCATCTGTTCAAGCTAGTTATTGTGCCCTTGTTATTCCTAACGATGTATTGGTGACTATTTACTCTTTTGAAGACGCTAGATTCAGATTTCGACACTTGTAGTGATATCAACGAATAGTTTTAAGAGTTCAAACGTTTCTATCTCTCGCTTTATAATCGTTACCGCGCGCGATGCTGTTAAACTTAGTCTTTATCGATACATGGCTAGCGACGATACATTCAGTTGTATCGAGAGATAAGAGCCATTGAATCCGAATCGAGTTTGACAGCAGCGCGTCCCTCGAGCTTCGAATTATTATCGATACTATGATAAGTGATGATCGTGTAACTGCCaatctacctacctattgcAATATAGTGCCAACGGTTAATTATGTATGGTTGATAATAAACTttgatatcaatattatttgctGGTTTTAATTCTAAGGTAGAAAACACACTCAGTAAACAAagaatgtttataaaaatcgaTTCAAGGACATTGAGCGTGTTACATCTGCCTCGCACCATTCCGTTCACCTTTTGTAATAACGGCACAGCACTGCAATAGCAAACTTCTGGCTAAAGTTAGCAATGCTTAAGAATAAGCATCACCAATAAACTTTTTGGCCACTAAGTTTACAATCAATTAAGTTCAATGTGTTTCACAATCTTGCAACGCAACTGCAACCTATTGTTGGTACAATTTGTTCTAAGTGCAGTCTTTGTCAAATAAGGCCTATTTTAGCAATTGCTTTGCGTTTTAAGTCATGTATTTAGGCAGGAGGTATACAAAAGCACATAAAGAGCATAGTTACCTACAATCACTTAGTAATAGACATGCAGGGTTTTACTACTCGTAGCATGCGGCGTGGAAGACTCACAAGATTCAATACGTTTTGAACCTAGGTTCATAAACTAGATATTATCATCATACCATAAAATAGTATCACAATTAGtcaattttgcaaaataaatacacaatggTATAAATTGTTCACAATCGTGTCACAAAGCATAAGGGAAATGGGAATCACCCAAATGGAAGAAGGTAAGAACTGGTCATggtattattgtttgtatggAATTCAAATGGATCGAAAGTGGAAATTTTCTCCAccataaagttaaaataaattatttattttgataactgAAAATACAGACTTAACTCACAGTCACAAGGATATTATACCCGGTGAACAAAATTGGAAACTTTCATGCTTTGTCACTGTCTAATATATTGAACCCGTATAAG from the Plodia interpunctella isolate USDA-ARS_2022_Savannah chromosome 20, ilPloInte3.2, whole genome shotgun sequence genome contains:
- the LOC128678835 gene encoding GAS2-like protein 3 yields the protein MAHYRCGPTAIGSRTSWGPVSSPVDTNFDRPLSGNFDRIFNAFERTNAFEYVKNNFEGKDEERYVGHSDIVVNRKMSSSFERADCALAAQAPCSEDEDFYREKILYSQARQLFPLQEDLADWINKTVGITYLTGENFLDALDNGAELCQLAAVIHDRAREALDQGLIVGPVPAIRGRCWQRAARRSFFSRDNTENFITFCRELGVHENLLFESDDLVLHNQPRQVILCLLEVARLATKFNIEPPGLVQLEKEIAMEERDSGLDSAMSGAGWQFRDASPLPGQDKSILDEPPTTPDPNDTQLSVVDNVDNESTRSGGTVASTDSDVPLKPTNELDKRVQLVTRLMERGCNCGDGKCSKLLKVKKVGEGRYNIAGRNVFIRLLKGRHMMVRVGGGWDTLEHFLSRHEPCQVRLVTGARRVLPVPVSPPPADTLSPATSLAGTLSPVDSKASSISGKVSPVERPRSSGKSSPDIRRTSTPKNKLRSALTLPLKQDENKTPARTRKQSAPSFSTPNTPTGRTVKTPPVEYRKSLTSASLVNNTPKKSRSMSLAVVKDEKKPFCGTDRLNQAKKKSLSAATTSTETATSITRKTRSQSLASTPTNEPKRPLSVNGYAKKTRSMSLAAPVEYIKPLNKSISLSTNGPMTQAAIEESIRLSLAASIADEASPKKPFLHIKAKYRSPPPREVPPR